In Gemmatimonadota bacterium, one genomic interval encodes:
- a CDS encoding formylglycine-generating enzyme family protein, giving the protein MRCFWCILLAFFILSCGDKGTGPEPITEPEPEPIPKPRTSDLIIDLPGGVRMAFIWVEPADTLGKGYYLGKYELTQQQWEQVMHTSPWPQREGQGFTEPVYPAYNISWFDAQDFAKKLTDLQDDGIYRLPTFTEWIYACRGGTTTTWFFGSSSDSLSDYAWWGKNVDSAQIVGTKLPNPWGFYDMYGNVWEWVQDHHGAYLVGIWTYRIGGSYDTTSPADIISTIQIFHYNARVPDVGVRILREGPKVSQP; this is encoded by the coding sequence ATGAGGTGCTTTTGGTGCATTCTGCTTGCGTTTTTCATTCTGAGTTGTGGTGATAAAGGTACAGGACCAGAACCGATAACAGAACCAGAGCCAGAACCCATCCCCAAACCCAGGACCAGTGACCTGATCATTGACCTGCCAGGTGGGGTAAGGATGGCTTTTATATGGGTTGAACCGGCGGACACACTTGGTAAAGGCTATTACCTTGGGAAATATGAACTCACGCAGCAACAGTGGGAGCAAGTGATGCACACCTCACCCTGGCCCCAGAGAGAGGGGCAGGGCTTCACGGAACCAGTTTATCCTGCCTACAATATTTCTTGGTTTGATGCACAAGATTTCGCGAAGAAGTTGACGGACCTTCAAGATGACGGCATCTACCGCTTACCAACCTTCACAGAATGGATATATGCCTGTCGGGGAGGCACAACAACCACCTGGTTTTTTGGAAGTAGCTCTGATTCTCTGAGTGACTATGCCTGGTGGGGCAAGAATGTGGATAGCGCGCAAATCGTGGGTACTAAATTGCCCAATCCCTGGGGATTTTATGATATGTATGGCAATGTGTGGGAGTGGGTACAGGATCACCACGGTGCTTATTTAGTGGGTATATGGACTTATAGAATAGGCGGCAGTTATGATACGACGTCCCCGGCAGACATAATTAGCACGATTCAGATTTTTCACTATAATGCACGCGTTCCAGACGTAGGCGTGCGAATATTGCGAGAAGGACCAAAAGTCTCGCAGCCGTAA